Genomic window (Helianthus annuus cultivar XRQ/B chromosome 3, HanXRQr2.0-SUNRISE, whole genome shotgun sequence):
TGCAGTATTTTACCAATTAGGTTTTGTATAGTGCAGCATTTTTTCAGATAGGTGCCGTATATCTTCAGTTAGGTTTTGTTTAGTGCATTATTTCTTCAGTTAGGTTTTCTTTAGTGCAGTATTTTTTTACAATTCAGTGCAGTATTTCTTTAGTTAGGTTTTGTTTGCATATTGTTGTAACTATCTGCATGCTCCATGAGTTCAATGTCAGAAGATCGAGATTACATTATCTATTGAAATAATTGTGATCGTTGTTAGGTTTTCACAGTGGCCATTGTAATAAGTTAGTGATCCATATTTACACATTGGGGAAAATCCAAGTTGTGGCTTCCTTGAAATTGTTTTCAGTTGGAAATCAATCAATCATGTTGATGAATATCTCTATTGTCAGGATATAAGACCAGTTGCTATCTTATGTGGTCATACTGCACCGATTTCTGACTTGGGTATCTGTTTCCCTGCATCAACTCTAGGAGATGAAAAGACGAGCGACTCAAGTAATGTGGCACCGAACTCTTGTTCAGCTAACTGCGGTTCTCTAATAAGCGCATGTACAGATGGTGTATTATGCGTTTGGGGCAGAGACACCGGACATTGCAGCCGAAGAAGGAAAATGCCAGCTTGGGTCGGGAGTCCATACATGGTTCAGTCATTGCCCGAAAATAAAAGATACGTATGTGTCGCATGTCGGTTCATTGATTCAGTTAATTTGTTAGACCATCAGTCACTTGATTCTGTTGAACACGGTGAACCACAGTCCAACAAACATTCAAAATGCACAGTTGTAGTTATTGATTCATATACCTTGACCATAGTGCAAACCGTGTTTCGTGGTACTTTATCTATCGGGCCTTTCAAGTTTATGTCTATAGTGACACCTGTTGGTGATATGGAGAAGGAATCAGTGCTAATAGCTGACTCATTTGGTAATTTTCAATGTGTATCACTGTTAAAAGATACCAATCGAAACGAAGATATGTTAGATGACTCGCAAAAGAACTCTTGCCACCTGGAAGCATCAGATTGGATTCAAGATTCAAGCGAAGGAGAAGTTCCGATTTCGTTTGCTGCTTCCGGGCAGGTTTTAGTCATTCTGTACAAGAGCCATTGCGTATTTAAGCTGGTGgacggtagtgctaagattggagAGATTTCACTCTTGGATGATGATGTGGCAGGGTGCATGTTTCTTGGAAGTGATTACCGTAGGACGACGCCAAGTGGTGATGAAAGCATTAACATATTTGAAGAAACATTTGCTGTGTGGAACATCAAAGGTTATTTAATTATGTATACTGTATCATATTCGGGAAAAACATTTAAACACACCAGTCTATGCTCGGTCCCTGCTGTTTCACTTCATCGTAATGTTGAactatcattttcttttgttctaATAAATCAAAATATTGTCCGTATTGAATCGGTTTCTGTAAACACTGGAGAACCAAGCCATTGGAAACCGTTGGTGACAATATGGGAATTGAGTAATAATGATGAAAAGTGTCATCAAGAATGCAAATTGGTTGGAAAAGGAAGCTATTTTGATGAGTGGTTTGTGGATACAAGTGAAGGACAAAATGGTCTTTTCAGGAGGGAATCTGTGGTCACTTCTTCAATGGTTATTTCCGAAAACGACTCTTCACCGTATGCAATAGTTTACGGATATGATAGTGGAGAAATTCAAGTTTTACGGTTCAATATGTTCTCTGAAAGAATGGAAGATCAAGAGGCAGATTCATGTGCACGGAAGCAGTATCTTTCGGGCCACACGGATGCTATCCTATGTCTGGCTGCACACCAGATGGTTCGTACATCCACAGGATTTAACTCCAACATATATTTAATATCAGGAAGTAAGGATTGCACAATACGTATATGGGATCTTAATTCCGGTAATCTTGTATCTGTGATGCACCATCATGTACAACCTGTTCGCCAGCTCATCCTACCCCCGGTCCACACTGATTATCCATGGAGtgattgctttttatctgttggAGATGATTCGTGTGTCGCTTTAGCTTCACTTGACACTCTACGGGTCGAGAGAATGTTTCCGGGCCACCCGTTTATACCTTCAAAAGTCGTATGGGATAGTACACGAGGTTATCTTGCGTGTTTCTCTCTGAATCATTCAGCAACATCTGATTCATCTGATGTGTTGTACATTTGGGATATAAAATCAGGTGCCCGTGAGCGTGTTCTTCGTGGTAGTGCTGCTCAGTCGATGTTTGACCATTTCTGTACAAGCGGGAATAAGAATAATGTTTCTCTAAGTTCAAATGAGCGAAACACATCTGTTTCTTCTTTGATTATGCCAATAACTGACGATACAGGAGTTTCACAATCTCATCCAAACGCTCAAGATTTCTCGCACAACGCACATCCAATTACATGTTCTTGCCCGTTTCCTGGAATAGCAACACTCACTTTTGATATGACATTATTGATGTCACCTAGAGTTGACTCTTTCGAAAGTCCAAATGATACAAATGAGGTTCAGACCTCGAGAAACGGGTTAGACCGAATGAGCAACCTTTTCAAAGAACGGGTTGCTGAAGGGCCCGGACCGTACTCGTTGAATGCTGATGGTGGAGATGGGTTACAAGAAACCTCACCAGATGCTACAGAATACACTGATTGGGCTCAATCATTAGAAGGATGTTTATTTCGGTTCAGTTTGTCTGTTTTGCACTTGTGGAATGTTGATCATGAGCTGGACAAACTGTTGACCTCTGAGATGAAGCTTAAGAAACCTAAGAATTTCTTTGTAGCTTCCGGTTTGCTTGGAGACAGAGGGTCTCTCACGTTGACTTTTCCTGGTCCAAGTGCAACACTCGAGGTGCCATATTTCTTTCTTTACAATAACATGTTACTTTAACATCTTCATTATTcaagtttaatatattaatactaATGTTTCAGCTATGGAGATCATCGTCTGAGTTCTGTGCTATTAGATCATTAACTATGGTGTCCTTTGCCCAACACATGGTTAGCTTGTCTCATTCATGCTCTGCAGCAAGCAGGTAACACAATATTTTGTAATAGAGAAATACGAAGAAATAATTTTTCTAGGATCTTAATATCATTTATAAGACTCGGTGGTGGTTTGTGCAATTTGGCAAGACGTGAGGGGTTACCTGTAATTTCGGAAAGTAAATCAAAAATGCATACCAAAACAGAGTAGGAAAACAAACCCGTATTCAATTGTACTCTTGCCACCAAAGTTATTAGGAGTGTGAACTGTGAATATTGATAGTTTTATATGATTCAAggattttttttcttgttttgcagTGCTTTAGCAGCTTTTTACACTCGCAAGTTTGCAGAGAAATTTCCAGACATTAAGCCACCTTTGCTCCAGGTAACTTCTTGATTTCCTGTAGTCGTAAATGTAGGTAACTAGTAAATTGCCCTGTACGTTTCCGTGGCGTTCCGTAAAATTTTTacgttaaaacgtacaccaactgaaaacgtacataaaactaagcacgaaaacgtatataaaaataagcacgaaaacatatataaaaaataagCACACAAACATATTATACTTGACCCGACTTATTTCCAGAAAAAAATACGTTGAAAcgtaaatcaacttgaatttatacccacacgtacataaaaataaacacgtaaaaCTCGATTACAAAGTCTTTAGAAAGTTAAGGGGTTATAAGTATCAATACTGAAATATGAGGGGTAAAagtataaaaaacaaaaagaaccaaaagataaaaaagaaaaataaaggaataaaagacaaaaaagaaaaaaaaagggtcAAAACACAAAAATTATTCACAAACTTTGCTAATCGTAATATGTATAATGTTTTACACATGACTTTGGGTGAAATTCATGATAGTATGATACATTTTCCAATATTTAGTTACGATGCATTATTTCTAATATATTTATTTGAATACAGCTTTTAATCAGCTTTTGGCAAGACCAGAATGAACAGGTCCGAATGGCTGCACGTTCACTGTTCCACTGTGCTGCTTCAAGAGCCATTCCTCGTCCCCTACGTGcagacaataataataataatctatcgTTAAATTCAGAATTGGAGGAGAAACTTCCAGAAGATTTGAAATATGAAAAGGATGATTCTGAAATGGTAGCATGGTTAGAATCATTTGAACGTCAAGATTGGATATCTTGCGTTTGGGGAACAAGTCAAGATGCAATGACTTCTCATATTGTTGTCGGTGCCGCTTTGGCTGTTTGGTATCCGAGTCTTGTAAAGTCAACTCTTGCGATCCTATGCGTACATCCGTTATTAAAGTTAGTTATGGCCATGAATGAAAAATATAGTTCCACTGCAGCTGAGATTCTCGCAGAAGGTATGGAAAGCACATGGAGCGCAATAATAAGTTCTGAAATACCTCAATTAATTTCAGATATATTCTTTCAAATCGAACATAACTCCGTTACATCTGTTGAGATACGAGAATCTCTGGTTGTAATTCTTTTACCTAGTTTAGCAATGGCAGACGTTCCATCGTTTTTAAACGTGATTGAAAGACAAATATGGTCAACTGCTTCTGATTCACCAGTTCACATTGTGTCACTCATGACTCTCATCAGAGTAACCCGTGGTTCTCCTAGAAATTTGGCTCCTTACCTTGATAAGGTTTGTAAATCATCTCGTTATCCGTATTTGTGTTTTCTAAATTCAGGTATAGTAATTTTAACAATTAGCCAGGTTGCAGGTGGTGAATTTTGTTTTACAGACAATGGATCCTGGCAACTTGGCCATGCGTAGAATTTGCTTACAAAATTCAATGGCGACGTTAAAGGAACTCGTGCGTGTTTTCCCCATGGTAGCCTTAAATGATTCTTCTACCCGATTGGCTGTTGGGGATGCAATTGGACATATTAACAAATCCATCATCCGTGTATATGAAATGCAAAGGTTTGACAAATGACAAAATAAGACCGAATGACTGCATTACATTTACAAGTAATTATACATATGCATATCTTCATTTTCATTGTATGGATGAactgtattttatttttaatatagtATGACAAAGATAAAGATCTTGGATGCTAGTGGACCTCCGGGACTTCCAACTTTGCTTGGCGGAGTTTCTGAAACGACTGTAAATACTGCAATTTCGGTCTTGAGTTTTTCACCTGACGGAGAGGTACTTTTTCTGTTACTTATTTCACAAGCAACTATATAATGTTTTGTGAACTGTATTACATGTGCTATACATGATCTTGCATAATGTTTTGTGAAAAGTTACATTTTCTGaactgtatttttttttttttttttgattaacAGGGTTTGATAGCATTCTCTGAGCACGGTTTAATGATCAGATGGTGGTCATTAGGATCCGTGTGGTGGGAAAAGCTTAGTAGGAATCTTGTTCCTGTTCAGTGTACTAAATTGATTTTCGTTCCTCCATGGGAGGGATTCTCTCCTACTTCCACAAGGTCTAGTGTTATGGCAAGCGTAATGGGTAACGGGAAGCATTTTTCACAGGTAATTTGTTGCTGActagggtatttttgtaatttaagGTGCATCGCATGCTTAGCACCTTTAAAAAACTTCCTTTTGAGGTCCGACCCAGACTTAAAAATGAAATAGAAATCTGCTGAACTCAAAACGTTCGAGTTTGTCACCTTTTATGGAACAAATGGATTGATTTGGGTTATCTTTTCTAGCTCTTTTAGTCTCTTAACAGGTCAAGTGGGTTAAgctaaaatattttaattaataagAAGAAACACAAATTGGTCGAGTCATAGTTATCAAAAGCGAGCGCTTTTGGCGCCTAGGCGCTTTTTCTGGGCGACTCGCATTTACTGCGCTTATAGTTCCTAGGTAATAATAGCGCAGCTTATTTCATCCCATGCGTATTTAATTCCGGCGACGGTGCTGCTTTCAGCTGGAAACCAGGAAGAAGGGGGAAGAAGAAGAGAGCGGCTGCGTTCATGAGTGTGTTAGGCTTTTAGGGTTTTAAATAAGTTTAggtatttaaacatttaacccctctatctttcCCTAGTTTATATTCAGTCcctaaaacttgtatttttttacttaaaaagtgtaaaacttgtttgtgtatttaaacatttaaccccctGTACTTTCAGTAGtttacatttggtccttaaactttttaatttatACATAaaaggtataaaattaacattataaatacatatataaattataaatagctgttttttattttttgaattatCTACTACCTTATCGCTTTTTTTTTTCTCGGGCGCACGCTTTATTTGCGCCTATCGCCTAGGCCCTAATCAGTGCCTATGCGCCTAGAGTGCGCTTCGCGCCTTTGATAACTATGGGTCGAGTAGGTTTAAAGTTGTCTGAAAAAAATAGTTCTGTATTCATGTTCATGTAATAAAAGGAAACCGTTCAAATGCCCAAAACCTTCTAGATCGCTTTTAAAAAACGTTTTAGATTGTTTGTGTAATAATATAGTTTTGTAATCATATGTAACACATAatttaataataaaacaataGAAAAAAGTGTTTGGTGTTAGACCCAATCCCATTTGACATATCTTGATTTGTGCCAGGAGTTACCCGTTTTAACCTGCTACATATCTTAATACTGATtggctatgcagttaatgcggtaaaatatcggatatcggtcaaggaccaatatttgaaatataggttatctcggtgagatatcggtgggatatcgataattttaatataatgcagaatttatatatatagcaacttaacaccaataattcagtgatatatcagtgatatatcggttatatcggtcaaatatcagtgatatatcggttatatcggtcaaatatcggtgatatatcggttatatcggtcaaatatcggtcaatatcactgataatatcggtaccgatatttgacactgatattaactgcatagctgATTGGGCAATTTTTGGGATGAATAGAGAGTACTCATATGTATGATTCTTTTATTTGACAGGATAATTCCCGGGATTTGAGCGAAATAGACAGATTGAAAGCGTTGCTTCATAACCTTGATCTCTCATACAGGCTAGAATGGGATGGTGGAAGGAAAGTGTTACTCAAAAGGCATGGGCAGGAGTTGGGAACATTCCAATTATAATCGGACAATTTCCCTCGACTCGAGTCTGCTTTTGGTCAATATTCCATCTCTAAACTTGGCAAACGATCAACACGGAAGATATGTTACAGCCAAAACTAGCCTCTGCCTCCATGTCGATGTGCTAAGGGAACTGCTGGCATTTCGCCACAATCGTTAGTGCTTATAAAGAACACAAATTGATTCTTTGATTGCACAGTTTAGTTTTGTTGCTTATAGTTTctattatattttggaattacaGATATGCCCTCCGTGATTTTTGGAATTATGAGATGTTGAGAACAGTTTGAGCTAATGTTGTTATATGTAAAAATTAGAAAGCAAGAGTAGTTAGTGTTAAATCTTAAATGTGGTATGCAATCATTTGGCTTAGGTACAAGGAACTAGAAGGTTTTAAGTCTTGTTATTATAAAATGTGTTTTACTTAATTTTTGTTTCAAAGGGCAAAGCTTCTCATGAACAAAGTCAATAAACCATAATGTACCAACTTAAGATGGGCCAAACCCATTAGACCAAGCACaaaaaatttaacaaaataattGGTCAAAATGTGATATTATGAGAAGTTAGAGGTTGTTGCCACTTCAAGAAAAGAGTAAGCGTCGCCGGAGTGTCGCCGGAGTTTGCCGTTGAAATAGCGTACGTGGTCCCGCTCTCCTCCCGGAAGTAGCGGTTTTGTACCTTGTATCCTATCTCGACCTTGCGTCTCCCCCACTCGGCcgtcttttttctttttctttttcttctcaacatcTGGATCGTACCCTCCTCTACCCTCCTTTCCCACAGTGGTTCTTGATTTCTTTGGGGCTTAGTAGGTCTGATATTGGTCGCGGCTATCTGAGTATAGTTTAGCTAGACCGATTCGAATCCCATTAACACTCTTAGGGTCAAGTCGCCATTGTTTCGTTTGTTTGTGTCGGAGGAGTTAGGGGAGTGTATTCGTAAGGTCACCGGAGTTTTTCTGGAAGATGGGAAGTTTTTACAATAATGGCGGACAGGAGTATAATGTAACGACGTTTTATGTGGGTAATCTTCCGGGGGAAATCTCTAAGTCTCTGTTATGGAAGGCTTTCCAACCTCATGGGGTAGTGAAGGACGCGTATGTCGCAAAGAAGAGAGATACCAGAGGCAATTTTTTTGGCTTCGTTAGACTTCAAGGGGTGGAGAACATGGAGAGGGTGCTGGAGGGCATGAATACGATAACCATTTACGAAGCAAGGTTGAAGGTTTTTCCGGCAAAATTTGGGAAGGGCAATAAGCGGTTTAACCAGCAAGCTCATACGAAAAATTACGTTCCGGCATCTCATAAAACTCAGCCCGAACCGGGTAAATTCCCTGGTCAGGCTTACGTAAGGAAAGGAGTATCATTCAAAGAATCGTTGGCAGGATCGTCGATTAGGCCTAACGTAAAACAGGATGCAACTCATACCGGAAAAAGATTGGAATACAAGGGTAAGTCTGCATTATATCCCAGCCATTGCATAATGAGATCAGTAATAGCGGAGGCTTTAAGCATGGATGTAATTAAAAGAATGAGGAGTGTGTTGGATGATGGAGGTTACAAAGAAAATGCGGTTAGTTATATCGGAGGCTTAAAATTTCTAATCATCTTCAAAGAAAAGAGGGACGCCATGCAATTCATAAGGGATAAAGAAGATTTATGGAGACAGCTTTTTACATCGGCTGTTTTATGGGAAGGACAGGAGGTTGAATATGGTAAGTTGACATGGGTCAAGATTACAGACGTCCCGTTACAACTTAGGGATGAAAAGTTTTACAATACGATAGCAGGTATGTTTGGGAGACTTGTGATCAATTCAGATTTTTCTTGGGACACTCCGATGAACCACGAGTCAGTATGCGGCATCATAACGGAGGTTGGGAGACGCATTGACGAGTCTGTCCAAGTGTTTTGGGAGGACCGGACATTCCATGTCTGGGTCTCTGAGGTACCTATGATTTCTATGAATCAAGTTTTGGAAGATCTCACATCAGATGGTCAGTCGAATTGTTCAGATTCGGAAGGATCAGATGAATCGGTGGCCGGGGAAAATAATGATATGGAAGACGGAGAGATTAGGCCAGAAGTTCAGGTTCCGCCGGAATTTCAACCGGGGAAGACGAATAGGCAGGAGGTGGCGACAGTTGAAAAGCCAGTAAATGGGAGTTTGCATGGGAATACAAATGGTCTGCATAAGGAATCAAATGACATGGAGGCTGAGTTGGTTGCCCCTAGGGTGACGGCAGACATTAATGGAAGTGGGACCAGAAATGTTGGAGCTCAAAAAATTGGGAATCCTTTTCACATGGGGTGCAGTGATAATATGGGCCAGTCCAAATCAAGAAAAAGACCAAGGCACATGAGAAGCCCAAGTTCTCAAGAAAAAGTAGGGGAAGAGGATTGGGCCCAAAGGTTTCAATTACCCAATGGGTTAGACCTAAACAGTCCTGCTAGGGATAATATGTCAAACGTACAGGATATTAATCACAACACAAGCCAAAGCAGCGGGGATCAGGGCACTGGAACCGAAAATTTGGGAGAAAAAAACCAAGAAACACAGGTTGAGCCAAACGAATCCAGGGTTCATAATAATAATAGTCAAGCATCGTCTGGTGCTAAAGAGTTTGCTAACCGAGATGAGGAGGAAGTCACAGGTTTGGAGAATGAGTTGCTGGAGACGATACGGTTAGGAACGAAATTGGGATTCGGACTATTTGAAGCAAAGGAACAAATGGAAAAGGTAATTAGGGAAGAAGGCGGTCAAAACGTATCATCATGAATTATCTGTCAGTAAACTTAAGGGGAGTTCGAGACTCCAGAAAGGTGGATTGGGTGAGGGGTTTGAAGACAACTCACGGAGCACACTTCGTAGCTATTCAGGAAACAAAAATGCCAGGTAACATTAAGTTTATGGTTAATCGATTTTGGGGTAGATCGATTCTAGAATTTGAAGCTGTAGAGTCGTCGGGTAGATCGGGGGGTCTCCTGACTATATGGGATCCGTCGGTTTTTACTAGATCTGGGGTAGTTAAAAATAGAAATTATCTGGCAATAATGGGAAATATCGAAATGACCGGGGAAACAATTGTCGTAGTTAATGTTTACGCGCAGAATGATCCGGGGGATAGACGTGATCTGTGGACTGAACTGTTACAGTTAAGAAGGTCAACCAGTGGGATGTGGGTATTTTTGGGGGATTTTAATGATGTACGGTGTCCGGAAGAAAGGCTAAATTCTGAGTTCATTGCTATAAATGCACAATTTTTTAATCATTTCATAACGGAGGCGGACCTAGTAGAGTACCAAATGGGTGGAAGGCAATATACCTACATGTCGGATAATGGTACTAAGATGAGTAAGTTGGATAGATTTCTTGTGAGCCGAGATTTTATGAGTAAGTGGCCTTTGGCTTCGTGTATGGCTTTATCAAAATTAGCTTCTGACCATTGTCCAATTCTATTATCCACAACCCAGACGGATTATGGCAAGATCCCGTCTAGGATGTTCAACTCATGGTTCGAAATTCCAGGGGCAACCGAGCAGGTGATTCACTTGCTGGGGATATTTCAGTTTGAAGGACTACCTGATTTGGCTTTGGATGTAAAGTTAAAGTGGGTAAAGAGGCGTTTAAAGGAATGGGTATTTGTTAGGAAAGCGGATATGGAGAGTTCATACAATACAAAATTAAAAAGGTTAGAAGAACTTGAATTGGCGGCGGAACAAAGGTCCCTAGATCAGGCGGAATTGGAGGAGAGGGTAGAGTGTAAGTCACAGGTATTAGAGACGGATAGATTGAAAGCCATGGATATGCAACAAAAATCAAGAGTTCGTTGGGCAAAGGAGGGTGACGAAAATACGAAATACTTTCATGGGGTTATGAACGCAAATACAACAAACAATAGGATCCATGG
Coding sequences:
- the LOC110930443 gene encoding uncharacterized protein LOC110930443 isoform X1, which produces MKCRSVACIWSESPPVHKVTATAILDRPATLYTGGSDGTIFWWNLSSTNSDHDIRPVAILCGHTAPISDLGICFPASTLGDEKTSDSSNVAPNSCSANCGSLISACTDGVLCVWGRDTGHCSRRRKMPAWVGSPYMVQSLPENKRYVCVACRFIDSVNLLDHQSLDSVEHGEPQSNKHSKCTVVVIDSYTLTIVQTVFRGTLSIGPFKFMSIVTPVGDMEKESVLIADSFGNFQCVSLLKDTNRNEDMLDDSQKNSCHLEASDWIQDSSEGEVPISFAASGQVLVILYKSHCVFKLVDGSAKIGEISLLDDDVAGCMFLGSDYRRTTPSGDESINIFEETFAVWNIKGYLIMYTVSYSGKTFKHTSLCSVPAVSLHRNVELSFSFVLINQNIVRIESVSVNTGEPSHWKPLVTIWELSNNDEKCHQECKLVGKGSYFDEWFVDTSEGQNGLFRRESVVTSSMVISENDSSPYAIVYGYDSGEIQVLRFNMFSERMEDQEADSCARKQYLSGHTDAILCLAAHQMVRTSTGFNSNIYLISGSKDCTIRIWDLNSGNLVSVMHHHVQPVRQLILPPVHTDYPWSDCFLSVGDDSCVALASLDTLRVERMFPGHPFIPSKVVWDSTRGYLACFSLNHSATSDSSDVLYIWDIKSGARERVLRGSAAQSMFDHFCTSGNKNNVSLSSNERNTSVSSLIMPITDDTGVSQSHPNAQDFSHNAHPITCSCPFPGIATLTFDMTLLMSPRVDSFESPNDTNEVQTSRNGLDRMSNLFKERVAEGPGPYSLNADGGDGLQETSPDATEYTDWAQSLEGCLFRFSLSVLHLWNVDHELDKLLTSEMKLKKPKNFFVASGLLGDRGSLTLTFPGPSATLELWRSSSEFCAIRSLTMVSFAQHMVSLSHSCSAASSALAAFYTRKFAEKFPDIKPPLLQLLISFWQDQNEQVRMAARSLFHCAASRAIPRPLRADNNNNNLSLNSELEEKLPEDLKYEKDDSEMVAWLESFERQDWISCVWGTSQDAMTSHIVVGAALAVWYPSLVKSTLAILCVHPLLKLVMAMNEKYSSTAAEILAEGMESTWSAIISSEIPQLISDIFFQIEHNSVTSVEIRESLVVILLPSLAMADVPSFLNVIERQIWSTASDSPVHIVSLMTLIRVTRGSPRNLAPYLDKVVNFVLQTMDPGNLAMRRICLQNSMATLKELVRVFPMVALNDSSTRLAVGDAIGHINKSIIRVYEMQSMTKIKILDASGPPGLPTLLGGVSETTVNTAISVLSFSPDGEGLIAFSEHGLMIRWWSLGSVWWEKLSRNLVPVQCTKLIFVPPWEGFSPTSTRSSVMASVMGNGKHFSQDNSRDLSEIDRLKALLHNLDLSYRLEWDGGRKVLLKRHGQELGTFQL
- the LOC110930443 gene encoding uncharacterized protein LOC110930443 isoform X2 codes for the protein MPAWVGSPYMVQSLPENKRYVCVACRFIDSVNLLDHQSLDSVEHGEPQSNKHSKCTVVVIDSYTLTIVQTVFRGTLSIGPFKFMSIVTPVGDMEKESVLIADSFGNFQCVSLLKDTNRNEDMLDDSQKNSCHLEASDWIQDSSEGEVPISFAASGQVLVILYKSHCVFKLVDGSAKIGEISLLDDDVAGCMFLGSDYRRTTPSGDESINIFEETFAVWNIKGYLIMYTVSYSGKTFKHTSLCSVPAVSLHRNVELSFSFVLINQNIVRIESVSVNTGEPSHWKPLVTIWELSNNDEKCHQECKLVGKGSYFDEWFVDTSEGQNGLFRRESVVTSSMVISENDSSPYAIVYGYDSGEIQVLRFNMFSERMEDQEADSCARKQYLSGHTDAILCLAAHQMVRTSTGFNSNIYLISGSKDCTIRIWDLNSGNLVSVMHHHVQPVRQLILPPVHTDYPWSDCFLSVGDDSCVALASLDTLRVERMFPGHPFIPSKVVWDSTRGYLACFSLNHSATSDSSDVLYIWDIKSGARERVLRGSAAQSMFDHFCTSGNKNNVSLSSNERNTSVSSLIMPITDDTGVSQSHPNAQDFSHNAHPITCSCPFPGIATLTFDMTLLMSPRVDSFESPNDTNEVQTSRNGLDRMSNLFKERVAEGPGPYSLNADGGDGLQETSPDATEYTDWAQSLEGCLFRFSLSVLHLWNVDHELDKLLTSEMKLKKPKNFFVASGLLGDRGSLTLTFPGPSATLELWRSSSEFCAIRSLTMVSFAQHMVSLSHSCSAASSALAAFYTRKFAEKFPDIKPPLLQLLISFWQDQNEQVRMAARSLFHCAASRAIPRPLRADNNNNNLSLNSELEEKLPEDLKYEKDDSEMVAWLESFERQDWISCVWGTSQDAMTSHIVVGAALAVWYPSLVKSTLAILCVHPLLKLVMAMNEKYSSTAAEILAEGMESTWSAIISSEIPQLISDIFFQIEHNSVTSVEIRESLVVILLPSLAMADVPSFLNVIERQIWSTASDSPVHIVSLMTLIRVTRGSPRNLAPYLDKVVNFVLQTMDPGNLAMRRICLQNSMATLKELVRVFPMVALNDSSTRLAVGDAIGHINKSIIRVYEMQSMTKIKILDASGPPGLPTLLGGVSETTVNTAISVLSFSPDGEGLIAFSEHGLMIRWWSLGSVWWEKLSRNLVPVQCTKLIFVPPWEGFSPTSTRSSVMASVMGNGKHFSQDNSRDLSEIDRLKALLHNLDLSYRLEWDGGRKVLLKRHGQELGTFQL